In Botrytis cinerea B05.10 chromosome 6, complete sequence, the following proteins share a genomic window:
- the Bcpup1 gene encoding Bcpup1 has protein sequence MPGFDFSNHTRNAALHARGVPLPKATSTGTTIVGCIFEGGVVIAADTRATSGPIVADKNCEKLHYIAPQIWCAGAGTAADTEFTTALISSQLELHSLSTGRKPRVVTCMTMLKQHLFRHQGHIGAYLVVAGVDPTGVGLFTVHAHGSTDKLPYVTMGSGSLAAMSVFETQWKSKMTEDEAVQLASNAIQAGIFNDLGSGSNVDVAIITKDKTTLKRGFVKPNERSKKQKSYVFPRGTTAVLNEKIITREEISKYVTVHEIEGEAALGEKMDIDA, from the exons ATGCCTGGTTTCGACTTCTCCAACCATACTCGCAATGCTGCCCTACACGCCAGAGGTGTTCCATTACCAAAAGCTACAAGCACCGGAACTACAATTGTAGGATGCATCTTTGAAGGAGGCGTAGTT ATCGCAGCAGATACCAGAGCTACCAGCGGACCCATAGTAGCAGACAAG AATTGCGAGAAACTTCATTACATTGCTCCTCAGATCTGGTGTGCAGGTGCAGGTACAGCTGCCGACACCGAATTCACAACCGCCCTCATCTCTTCACAACTCGAGCTCCACTCGTTATCAACAGGTCGCAAACCTCGAGTCGTCACTTGCATGACCATGCTTAAACAACACTTGTTCAGACACCAAGGACACATTGGAGCATATCTTGTGGTGGCAGGTGTTGACCCTACAGGTGTTGGATTGTTCACAGTACATGCGCACGGAAGTACGGACAAGTTGCCATATGTTACCATGGGAAGTGGTTCACTTGCTGCGATGTCTGTGTTTGAGACACAATGGAAATCTAAGATGACAGAGGATGAGGCTGTTCAGTTGGCATCAAATGCTATTCAAGCTGGTATCTTTAACGATTTGGGTTCCGGATCGAACGTGGATGTGGCAATTATCACAAAAGATAAGACAACACTGAAGAGAGGTTTCGTCAAGCCAAATGAGAGAAGCAAAAAGCAGAAGAGTTATGTTTTCCCTAGAGGAACCACGGCCGTTCTCAACGAAAAGATCATTACAAGGGAGGAGATCAGTAAATATGTCACAGTACATGAGATTGAAGGCGAGGCTGCGTTAGGGGAGAAAATGGACATCGATGCTTGA